A single Providencia manganoxydans DNA region contains:
- the cutA gene encoding divalent-cation tolerance protein CutA, with amino-acid sequence MTKNDVSYKNELQPCIILCTTNSQSNAIKIAQLLLDKHLAACVSLLPELTSLYRWEDGIAQDKEIMLFIKSTYKNQSKLFATIKEIHPYETPELICLDLDQVDGSYLEWLIKSVK; translated from the coding sequence ATGACTAAAAATGATGTCAGCTACAAAAATGAACTACAACCTTGTATTATTTTATGCACGACAAACAGCCAAAGTAATGCGATAAAAATTGCTCAATTGTTATTAGATAAACACTTAGCAGCCTGCGTGTCACTGCTTCCTGAGCTAACGTCACTTTATCGATGGGAGGATGGGATAGCCCAAGACAAAGAAATTATGTTATTCATCAAATCTACCTACAAAAACCAATCTAAATTATTTGCGACAATCAAAGAAATTCACCCTTATGAAACACCTGAACTGATTTGTCTGGATTTAGATCAAGTAGATGGCAGCTATTTAGAATGGTTAATAAAATCGGTTAAGTGA
- the betA gene encoding choline dehydrogenase, translated as MVYDYIIIGAGSAGNVLATRLTEDPDVTVLLLEAGGPDYRFDFRTQMPAALAYPLQGRRYNWAYETEPEPHMNNRRMECGRGKGLGGSSLINGMCYIRGNALDFDEWAKAPGLEDWNYLNCLPYFRKAETRDIGENSYHGGDGPVSVTTPKQGNNVLFHAMVEAGVQAGYPRTDDLNGYQQEGFGPMDRTVTPKGRRSSTARGYLDQAKARKNLTIITHATTDLIEFESKKATGVRFYQGNSKNAVQVKARKEVLLCAGAIASPQILQRSGVGPEEVLKQFNIPIVHSLPGVGENLQDHLEMYLQYECTQPVSLYPALKWYNQPGIGAEWLFKGTGIGASNQFEAGGFIRTSKKFAWPNIQFHFLPVAINYNGSNAVNVHGFQAHVGSMRSPSRGRVRLKSTDPYQHPSILFNYMSCEQDWEEFRAAIRITREIMSQPALAPYRGEEISPGKYVQTDEELDAFVRERAETAFHPCGTCKMGNDEMAVVDGAGKVHGLENLRVIDASIMPLIITGNLNATTIMIAEKIADKIRGRAPLPTSQADYYVAGEAETRQI; from the coding sequence ATGGTCTATGATTACATTATTATCGGTGCTGGTTCAGCCGGTAACGTTCTCGCTACTCGCCTGACAGAAGATCCTGATGTTACTGTGCTGCTCCTTGAAGCTGGAGGACCGGACTATAGGTTCGATTTTCGCACTCAAATGCCGGCGGCATTAGCATATCCGTTACAGGGTCGCCGTTATAACTGGGCTTATGAAACGGAGCCTGAACCTCACATGAATAACCGCCGTATGGAATGCGGCCGAGGCAAGGGGTTAGGCGGCTCTTCGTTAATCAACGGTATGTGTTATATCCGTGGTAATGCATTAGATTTCGATGAATGGGCTAAGGCGCCTGGGTTAGAGGATTGGAACTATCTCAATTGCTTACCGTATTTCCGTAAAGCGGAAACGCGAGATATCGGTGAAAATAGCTATCATGGCGGTGATGGCCCCGTCAGTGTGACGACGCCAAAGCAAGGTAACAATGTGTTATTTCATGCGATGGTTGAGGCTGGTGTACAGGCGGGTTATCCGAGAACCGATGATCTTAATGGTTACCAACAAGAGGGTTTCGGCCCGATGGATAGAACGGTTACCCCGAAAGGCCGTCGTTCTAGTACTGCGAGAGGCTATCTTGATCAGGCTAAGGCACGTAAAAACTTAACTATTATCACCCATGCGACCACTGATTTGATTGAGTTTGAGTCGAAAAAAGCGACGGGGGTGCGTTTTTATCAAGGAAACAGTAAAAACGCGGTTCAAGTTAAGGCGCGTAAAGAGGTGTTATTATGCGCTGGTGCGATTGCTTCACCACAGATATTACAGCGTTCTGGTGTGGGGCCTGAAGAGGTTCTAAAACAGTTCAATATCCCTATCGTACATTCGCTTCCTGGTGTTGGCGAAAATTTACAGGATCACTTGGAGATGTATTTGCAATATGAATGTACGCAACCCGTATCGCTATACCCTGCATTAAAATGGTATAACCAACCCGGTATTGGGGCAGAATGGTTATTTAAAGGCACTGGTATAGGGGCGAGTAATCAGTTTGAAGCTGGCGGTTTTATTCGTACGAGCAAAAAGTTTGCTTGGCCAAATATTCAATTCCATTTCTTGCCAGTCGCAATCAACTACAATGGCAGTAATGCCGTTAACGTACATGGTTTTCAAGCTCATGTTGGCTCCATGCGCTCCCCTAGTCGTGGACGTGTAAGGTTAAAATCAACGGATCCTTATCAACATCCAAGTATCTTGTTTAATTACATGTCATGTGAACAGGATTGGGAGGAGTTTCGTGCAGCAATTCGTATCACGCGTGAAATTATGTCTCAGCCTGCATTAGCACCTTATCGAGGTGAAGAAATTAGTCCTGGTAAGTACGTTCAAACGGATGAGGAATTGGATGCTTTTGTGCGTGAGCGCGCAGAAACCGCATTTCACCCTTGTGGGACGTGTAAAATGGGAAATGATGAGATGGCGGTTGTTGATGGTGCAGGTAAAGTGCATGGCCTTGAAAATTTAAGGGTAATTGATGCATCGATTATGCCGTTGATTATTACAGGCAATTTGAATGCGACAACTATTATGATCGCAGAAAAAATAGCGGATAAAATCCGTGGACGGGCGCCTCTTCCCACAAGCCAAGCGGATTATTATGTTGCTGGTGAAGCCGAAACACGCCAAATCTGA
- the betB gene encoding betaine-aldehyde dehydrogenase, translating into MHQSQLHKLYIHGGYVDSSQPECEQFDAINPANGEVIARLQSASHEDINWAVESAHQGQKIWAAMTAMERSRILRRAVDLLRERNEELAQLETLDTGKPISETRYVDIVTGADVLEYYAGLIPALEGEQIPLRDSSFVYTRREPLGVVAAIGAWNYPIQIALWKSAPALAAGNAMVFKPSEVTSLTALKLAEIYTEAGLPAGVFNVVTGGAEIGQWLSEHSGIAKVSFTGGVATGKKVMANASGSTLKEVTMELGGKSPLIIFDDADLDIAADIAMMANFYSSGQVCTNGTRVFVPEALKQKFEAKIQQRVGRIRIGSPVDPDTNFGPLVSFSHMENVLRYIEIGKQQGATLLCGGERFIEDEFAQGAYILPTVFTNCTDDMRIAQEEIFGPVMSILSYQSEDEVIERANNTLYGLAAGVVTRDISRAHRVIHQLEAGICWVNTWGESPAQMPVGGYKHSGVGRENGLVTLQNYTQIKSIQVELEEFSSVF; encoded by the coding sequence ATGCACCAATCCCAATTACATAAACTCTATATCCACGGTGGATATGTGGATAGTTCACAACCTGAGTGTGAGCAGTTTGATGCAATTAACCCAGCAAATGGTGAAGTGATCGCACGTTTACAATCAGCTAGCCATGAAGATATTAATTGGGCGGTGGAAAGTGCTCATCAAGGGCAAAAAATTTGGGCGGCAATGACGGCAATGGAACGTTCACGTATTTTGCGTCGAGCCGTTGATTTATTGCGTGAACGTAACGAAGAACTCGCTCAACTTGAAACATTGGATACAGGTAAACCGATATCAGAAACCCGTTATGTCGACATTGTAACAGGTGCAGATGTGTTGGAGTATTATGCAGGTCTGATCCCCGCTTTAGAAGGGGAGCAGATACCTTTGCGTGATAGCTCATTCGTTTATACACGCCGTGAACCACTGGGGGTTGTTGCTGCGATTGGCGCATGGAATTACCCTATTCAAATTGCTCTGTGGAAATCGGCTCCCGCCTTAGCTGCTGGTAATGCAATGGTATTCAAACCCAGTGAGGTCACCTCATTAACTGCACTTAAATTAGCTGAAATTTATACCGAAGCAGGCCTACCCGCTGGCGTATTTAATGTTGTTACTGGTGGCGCCGAAATTGGGCAATGGCTATCAGAACATTCAGGTATCGCTAAGGTTTCGTTTACAGGTGGTGTTGCGACAGGCAAAAAAGTCATGGCAAATGCATCTGGCTCGACACTTAAAGAAGTGACAATGGAGCTAGGTGGTAAATCACCCTTGATCATTTTTGATGATGCCGATCTCGATATCGCCGCAGATATTGCCATGATGGCTAATTTTTACAGCTCAGGGCAAGTCTGTACTAATGGGACGCGAGTGTTTGTGCCTGAAGCATTAAAACAGAAATTTGAAGCTAAAATCCAACAACGTGTAGGGCGTATTCGAATTGGTTCGCCGGTTGATCCTGATACCAATTTTGGACCACTTGTCAGTTTCTCTCATATGGAAAATGTCTTGCGCTACATTGAGATAGGTAAACAGCAAGGCGCTACATTACTGTGTGGGGGGGAACGTTTCATTGAAGATGAGTTTGCTCAGGGAGCTTACATATTGCCTACTGTCTTTACCAACTGTACAGATGATATGCGGATCGCCCAAGAGGAAATTTTTGGCCCTGTGATGAGCATTCTCAGTTATCAATCGGAAGATGAAGTGATTGAGCGAGCGAATAATACATTATATGGACTAGCAGCAGGGGTGGTTACCCGTGATATATCACGTGCTCACCGAGTCATTCATCAATTGGAAGCGGGTATTTGTTGGGTTAATACATGGGGCGAATCACCGGCTCAAATGCCTGTTGGCGGTTACAAGCACTCAGGGGTTGGGCGTGAAAATGGCTTAGTCACATTACAAAATTACACTCAAATCAAATCCATTCAAGTTGAGCTCGAGGAATTTTCATCCGTATTTTAA
- the betI gene encoding transcriptional regulator BetI, whose amino-acid sequence MPKIGMQSIRKQQLIQATLEVINEVGMQEASIALIARKAGVSTGIISHYFRDKNGLLEATMRHIQYQLGFAVAMRLRMLSHAEPKQRIQAIVEGNFDPSQISEAAMKTWLAFWASSMHQRNLNRLQQVNDRRLYSNLSYEFARVLDKQSARMAAKGLAALIDGIWLRSALSNETFPLQDALTITNEYIDMQFERHGQS is encoded by the coding sequence ATGCCGAAGATAGGAATGCAATCGATACGTAAGCAGCAGCTAATTCAAGCCACACTTGAAGTGATTAATGAGGTTGGAATGCAGGAAGCTAGCATCGCATTAATTGCTCGCAAAGCGGGAGTATCAACAGGAATTATTAGCCATTACTTCCGCGATAAAAATGGTTTATTAGAGGCCACAATGCGCCATATTCAGTACCAGCTCGGTTTTGCTGTTGCAATGCGTTTAAGGATGTTGAGTCATGCCGAGCCTAAGCAACGCATTCAAGCTATTGTGGAAGGTAACTTTGATCCTTCACAGATCAGTGAAGCGGCAATGAAAACATGGTTAGCGTTTTGGGCAAGCAGTATGCATCAACGCAATTTAAATCGCTTACAACAGGTCAATGATAGACGGTTATATTCAAACTTAAGTTATGAGTTTGCGCGTGTGCTGGATAAGCAATCGGCACGTATGGCTGCAAAAGGCCTAGCAGCGTTGATTGATGGGATTTGGTTACGTAGCGCGTTAAGCAACGAAACATTTCCACTACAGGATGCATTAACCATTACCAACGAATACATCGATATGCAATTTGAACGACATGGTCAGAGCTAA
- a CDS encoding choline transporter, which produces MTTQNSPKNQQKDKLNSVVFFYSAGLILAFSFFTILMTETANQWIVATLGWVSKTFGWYYLLAATLYIVFVIFIATSRFGNIKLGPEQSKPEFSVLSWSAMLFAAGIGIDLMFFSVAEPVTQYMLPPTGEGQTLEAARQSMVWTLFHYGLTGWSMYALMGIALGYFSYRYNLPLTIRSALYPIFGKRIYGPIGHTVDIAAVIGTIFGIATTLGIGVVQLNYGLKVLFDIPQGLAAQGGLILLSVIMAVISATSGVNKGIRVLSELNVLLAFGLILFILFVGDTEFLLNALVLNVGDYINRFMGMTLNSFAFDRPTDWMNSWTLFFWAWWVAWSPFVGLFLARISRGRTIRQFVIGTLIIPFVFTLLWLSIFGNSALYEIIHGNKALAETVLAAPEKGFYSLLELYPGFGLTASVATITGLLFYVTSADSGSLVLGNFTSNLSDINNDAPNWLRIFWSIAIGLLTLGMLMTDGVSALQNTTVIMGLPFSFVIFFIMAGLYKSLKVEDFRRVSSLTTSAPAPLYGNGKLNWKQRLGRVMNFPGTTYTQRMLDLVCVPAMQEVAKELSLRGAKVEFNSLPPVADERLNHLELVVDLVEEQNFIYQIWPQRYSVPGFTYRARSGKSHYYRLETFLWEGTQGNDLMDFTKEQVISDILDQYEKHLNFIHLSREAPGSTLTFPETN; this is translated from the coding sequence ATGACAACTCAAAACAGTCCAAAAAATCAGCAGAAAGACAAACTGAATTCTGTGGTTTTTTTCTATTCCGCTGGGTTAATCCTAGCGTTTTCATTTTTCACCATACTCATGACCGAAACCGCCAATCAATGGATCGTTGCCACGCTAGGCTGGGTATCCAAAACATTTGGTTGGTATTATTTATTAGCAGCAACCTTGTATATCGTGTTTGTGATTTTTATCGCCACCTCACGGTTTGGTAATATCAAGTTAGGGCCCGAGCAATCTAAGCCTGAATTCAGTGTGCTCAGTTGGTCTGCAATGTTATTTGCAGCAGGGATCGGTATTGACCTGATGTTCTTCTCTGTAGCAGAGCCTGTGACACAGTATATGCTACCGCCAACTGGCGAAGGGCAAACATTAGAAGCAGCCCGTCAGTCGATGGTGTGGACCCTATTCCACTATGGCCTGACGGGCTGGTCTATGTACGCATTGATGGGGATCGCTCTGGGGTATTTTAGTTATCGATATAATTTACCTTTAACCATTCGCTCCGCGCTATATCCTATATTTGGTAAACGAATTTACGGGCCAATTGGCCACACCGTCGATATTGCCGCCGTTATTGGTACCATCTTTGGAATTGCAACCACATTAGGCATCGGTGTTGTACAGCTTAACTATGGGTTGAAAGTCCTATTCGATATCCCACAGGGGCTGGCCGCTCAAGGTGGATTGATCCTACTTTCCGTTATTATGGCTGTAATTTCAGCAACTTCAGGGGTTAATAAAGGGATCCGCGTTTTATCTGAGCTAAATGTGTTACTGGCTTTTGGTTTGATCTTATTTATTCTCTTTGTTGGTGATACTGAATTCTTACTCAATGCCTTAGTACTGAATGTCGGCGACTATATTAACCGCTTTATGGGTATGACCCTTAACAGCTTCGCTTTTGATAGACCAACGGATTGGATGAATAGCTGGACGCTCTTTTTCTGGGCGTGGTGGGTTGCATGGTCACCATTTGTAGGGCTCTTTCTTGCACGTATTTCCCGCGGACGCACTATACGCCAATTCGTTATTGGCACCTTGATCATTCCATTTGTATTCACCCTGCTTTGGCTATCCATTTTTGGTAATAGCGCACTCTATGAAATCATTCATGGTAATAAAGCGCTCGCCGAAACCGTTCTTGCCGCTCCCGAGAAGGGCTTTTACTCACTACTTGAGCTTTACCCGGGTTTTGGCTTAACCGCTTCTGTCGCCACCATCACTGGCTTGTTATTTTACGTGACATCTGCTGACTCAGGCTCCTTAGTACTTGGTAATTTCACCTCTAATTTAAGCGATATTAACAATGATGCGCCAAACTGGTTGCGTATTTTTTGGTCAATCGCCATCGGTTTATTAACCCTTGGTATGTTGATGACCGATGGTGTTTCTGCTTTACAGAACACGACCGTGATCATGGGTTTACCATTTAGTTTTGTGATTTTCTTTATCATGGCGGGTCTATATAAGTCATTAAAAGTTGAAGATTTTAGACGTGTCAGTTCATTAACGACCAGCGCACCTGCGCCTTTATATGGCAATGGCAAATTAAACTGGAAACAGCGCCTTGGTCGAGTGATGAATTTCCCTGGAACCACTTATACCCAAAGGATGCTCGATCTTGTGTGCGTACCGGCCATGCAAGAAGTGGCAAAAGAGCTATCACTGCGGGGTGCAAAGGTTGAATTTAATAGCCTTCCACCGGTTGCAGATGAGCGATTAAACCATTTAGAGCTGGTTGTCGATTTAGTTGAAGAGCAAAACTTTATTTATCAAATTTGGCCTCAACGCTATTCAGTACCGGGTTTCACCTATCGAGCACGCTCAGGGAAATCACACTATTACCGATTAGAAACCTTTTTATGGGAAGGAACTCAAGGTAATGATTTAATGGACTTTACTAAAGAACAAGTGATCAGTGATATCTTAGATCAATATGAAAAACACCTTAACTTTATTCACTTAAGCCGTGAAGCCCCCGGTTCAACACTAACTTTCCCTGAAACTAACTAA
- a CDS encoding chitinase: MMKKTLFSPYFDVTVDAIWNDPLSPNGKPNPKYSQAAISKGVDGVYLAFLTADANNNAAWGAYSSMPISWAKPFCDALIDANIKVIVSFGGAANYDISVRQTVEQLIATYQDVIDTLGASQLDFDFENDLYDADKAFSALVTIMKNNPDIVLSLTLPVMPYGLVTKGLALVQKSVNAGLKMKVNGMAMDYGQGTDKNMGQAAVDVASSLKNQLKIYYPTLTDTELYDLVQVTPMIGLNDDKSIFNFDDINTLSSFAKTNGVNLISIWSLTRDRVGVGESASASYSGNSAQTKDFEYTERFVNALK; this comes from the coding sequence ATGATGAAAAAAACACTGTTTTCACCTTATTTTGATGTGACTGTTGATGCGATTTGGAATGATCCACTTTCCCCCAACGGTAAACCAAACCCTAAATATAGCCAAGCTGCGATCAGTAAAGGCGTTGATGGTGTTTACTTAGCTTTTTTAACTGCGGATGCGAATAATAATGCTGCATGGGGAGCATACTCAAGTATGCCTATCTCTTGGGCTAAACCATTTTGTGATGCCTTGATTGATGCCAATATCAAAGTGATAGTGTCCTTTGGAGGGGCTGCTAACTATGATATTTCAGTTAGACAAACCGTTGAGCAACTTATTGCCACCTACCAAGACGTGATTGATACGCTTGGCGCTTCACAACTGGACTTTGATTTCGAAAATGATTTATACGATGCCGATAAAGCTTTTAGCGCATTAGTCACCATCATGAAAAATAACCCTGATATCGTTTTAAGTCTCACATTACCGGTCATGCCATATGGCCTTGTTACAAAAGGGTTAGCCTTAGTACAAAAATCCGTTAATGCGGGTTTAAAAATGAAAGTTAATGGTATGGCAATGGATTATGGTCAAGGAACTGATAAAAATATGGGACAAGCAGCGGTTGATGTAGCAAGCAGTCTAAAAAACCAATTAAAAATTTACTACCCAACACTGACAGATACGGAGCTATATGATTTAGTACAAGTCACACCAATGATCGGCCTTAATGATGATAAATCTATATTTAACTTTGATGATATTAATACCCTAAGTAGTTTTGCAAAAACCAATGGAGTGAACTTAATTTCAATATGGAGTTTAACCCGCGATAGAGTTGGCGTTGGTGAATCAGCATCAGCGTCCTACTCAGGAAACTCAGCACAAACCAAGGATTTTGAATATACGGAACGCTTTGTCAATGCTCTTAAATAA
- the kdgR gene encoding DNA-binding transcriptional regulator KdgR has protein sequence MTDNVTQTDAVSSVVKVFSILSALGEQKEIGVSELSQRLFMSKATTYRFLQTMKQLGYVVQEGEADKYSLTLKLFELGAKSLEYVDLIEIADKEMRHIGQLTHEALHLGAFDDNAIIYIHKIDSSYNLRMYSRVGRRNPLYCTAIGKVLLAWQDEEIVKGILEQIEFVRKTETTLLNANQLTVELAMVREQGYAEDREEQELGLRCVAVPIYDRLGQVIAGLSISFPTIRFDEQQLDDYVSLLKVAGCNISEMMGYHNYPL, from the coding sequence ATGACGGATAATGTCACGCAAACAGACGCGGTATCTTCTGTAGTGAAAGTATTCAGTATCCTGAGCGCATTAGGAGAGCAAAAAGAGATCGGGGTATCTGAACTCTCCCAACGCTTATTCATGTCAAAAGCGACAACTTATCGCTTTTTACAAACCATGAAGCAACTGGGATATGTGGTACAAGAAGGGGAAGCGGATAAATATTCTCTGACACTTAAATTATTTGAATTAGGTGCTAAATCGCTAGAGTATGTTGATTTAATTGAAATTGCTGATAAAGAAATGCGCCATATTGGTCAATTAACTCATGAGGCATTACATCTTGGTGCATTTGATGATAATGCGATTATTTATATTCATAAAATTGATTCTAGCTATAATTTACGCATGTATTCGCGAGTTGGACGACGTAATCCTTTGTATTGTACCGCTATTGGTAAAGTGCTGTTAGCTTGGCAAGATGAAGAGATTGTCAAAGGAATATTAGAACAGATTGAATTTGTTAGAAAAACAGAGACGACATTATTGAATGCAAATCAGCTAACGGTTGAATTAGCGATGGTGCGAGAACAAGGTTACGCAGAGGATAGAGAAGAACAAGAGCTAGGGTTACGTTGTGTTGCCGTGCCTATTTATGATCGTTTAGGGCAAGTTATTGCAGGATTATCAATATCTTTCCCAACTATTCGCTTTGATGAACAACAACTAGACGATTATGTGAGTTTATTAAAGGTGGCGGGATGTAATATTTCTGAGATGATGGGGTATCATAATTACCCATTATAG
- a CDS encoding sugar kinase, with product MAKTLQVAIIGECMVELQKSGELFKQTFGGDTLNTALYLARLTASFGVMTRYLTGLGQDPFSQQMLTSWQKEGINTDHVVISDRHLPGMYLIQTSADGERRFFYWRDNSAAKYWLNEQTASDTQQLLNQQQFIYLSGVSLAILPEPTRNLLFTLLETARQSGAEIIFDNNYRPALWPSIEAAQAAYQHMLALTDMAFLTFDDEQLLYGDQHENQSITRAQQYGVNEIIIKRGEKPCYIVIDNQQQEIPADQVSNVVDTTAAGDSFSAGYLACRILGGTPAEAASTGHLLAGTVIQHRGAIIPNDAMPQMTLNQSQKA from the coding sequence ATGGCTAAAACTCTACAAGTTGCCATTATCGGTGAATGCATGGTTGAGTTACAGAAATCAGGGGAATTATTTAAACAAACCTTTGGAGGGGATACGCTCAATACTGCACTCTACCTTGCTCGCCTCACCGCTTCTTTCGGTGTGATGACACGCTATTTAACTGGGCTTGGGCAAGATCCTTTTAGCCAGCAAATGTTAACCAGCTGGCAAAAAGAAGGCATCAATACCGATCACGTTGTTATCTCAGATAGACACCTGCCCGGCATGTATTTGATTCAAACCTCAGCAGATGGCGAGCGTCGTTTTTTCTACTGGCGCGATAATTCAGCAGCTAAATATTGGTTGAATGAACAAACCGCATCTGACACTCAGCAATTACTCAACCAACAACAATTCATCTACCTAAGCGGTGTTAGCTTAGCTATTTTACCTGAACCCACGCGCAATTTATTGTTTACTTTACTTGAGACGGCGCGCCAATCTGGTGCGGAAATTATCTTTGATAATAATTATCGTCCTGCATTATGGCCGTCTATTGAAGCTGCCCAAGCGGCTTATCAACATATGCTTGCGCTGACAGATATGGCTTTCTTGACCTTTGATGATGAGCAACTGCTATATGGCGATCAGCATGAAAATCAGTCTATTACTCGTGCTCAACAATATGGCGTCAATGAAATCATCATTAAACGAGGCGAAAAACCCTGCTATATCGTTATCGATAATCAACAACAAGAGATCCCTGCGGATCAAGTGAGCAATGTTGTTGATACCACTGCTGCGGGTGACTCTTTCAGTGCAGGCTATCTGGCTTGTCGCATTTTAGGAGGAACACCTGCCGAAGCTGCCAGTACAGGTCATCTTCTTGCTGGGACAGTGATCCAACATCGCGGTGCCATTATCCCTAACGATGCCATGCCCCAAATGACATTAAATCAATCCCAAAAGGCGTAA
- a CDS encoding bifunctional 4-hydroxy-2-oxoglutarate aldolase/2-dehydro-3-deoxy-phosphogluconate aldolase, with translation MNRLIEKLKKISVVPVITINNAQHGAALAKTLVENGLPCAEVTFRTSAAVQAIKNMRAAYPEILIGAGTVLTTQQVDQAIEAGVDFIVSPGFNPKIVAYCQQKNVIIIPGLNNPSLVEQALEFNLTTVKFFPAEASGGVAMLKALSAVYPVSFMPTGGIGPKNIKDYTALPSVLVCGGSWMVPNHLIDSESWDELGKLIAEAANL, from the coding sequence ATGAATCGATTAATTGAGAAATTAAAAAAAATCAGTGTTGTTCCCGTTATTACTATTAATAATGCACAGCATGGCGCAGCGCTTGCTAAAACATTAGTCGAAAATGGCTTACCTTGTGCTGAAGTGACGTTTCGTACCTCAGCGGCGGTTCAAGCGATTAAAAACATGCGTGCAGCTTACCCTGAAATCTTAATCGGTGCAGGAACCGTATTAACAACTCAGCAAGTCGATCAAGCTATTGAAGCTGGGGTTGATTTTATTGTGAGTCCAGGTTTTAACCCTAAAATCGTTGCTTACTGCCAACAAAAAAATGTCATTATCATTCCTGGTCTGAACAACCCGAGTCTTGTTGAACAAGCATTAGAATTTAATTTAACTACCGTTAAATTCTTCCCCGCAGAAGCTTCAGGCGGTGTTGCGATGTTAAAAGCATTAAGCGCGGTTTATCCAGTGAGCTTTATGCCTACTGGTGGGATCGGCCCTAAAAATATTAAAGATTATACTGCCTTACCATCTGTATTGGTTTGTGGTGGTTCATGGATGGTGCCTAATCACTTAATAGACAGTGAAAGCTGGGATGAGCTCGGTAAACTTATTGCTGAGGCTGCTAATTTATAA
- a CDS encoding RNA polymerase sigma factor FliA, producing MSDLYTAEGVINKNSLWERYYPLIRHEALKLQVRLPASVDIDDLIQAGGIGLLHALERFDVTQGASFATYAVQRIRGSMLDELRSRDWAPRSVRRQAREMAKAIGELEQSLGRTATESEIADALQIDIVEYRQALLDTNNSQLFSYDEWHEIHGESCEPTMDENEGGNPFNLLMEANIRSQVIEAIEQLPEREKLVLTLYYQEELNLKEIGAVLEVGESRVSQLHSQAIKRLRGRLKSLTE from the coding sequence GTGAGTGATTTATATACTGCCGAAGGTGTAATTAATAAAAATAGCCTGTGGGAGCGTTATTATCCGCTAATACGACATGAGGCCCTTAAACTGCAAGTAAGACTCCCTGCGAGTGTTGATATTGATGACTTGATCCAAGCGGGCGGCATTGGTTTATTGCATGCATTAGAGCGTTTTGATGTCACGCAAGGTGCGTCATTTGCGACTTATGCAGTACAGCGTATCCGTGGTTCAATGCTCGATGAGTTACGTAGCCGAGACTGGGCGCCGCGCAGTGTACGCCGCCAAGCACGCGAAATGGCAAAAGCGATTGGGGAATTGGAGCAATCCTTAGGCCGTACAGCCACAGAAAGTGAAATTGCAGATGCATTGCAAATCGATATTGTGGAATACCGCCAAGCGTTACTTGATACCAATAATAGCCAACTATTTTCCTATGATGAGTGGCATGAAATTCACGGAGAAAGTTGTGAACCCACCATGGATGAAAACGAGGGGGGAAATCCATTCAATCTATTAATGGAAGCCAATATACGCTCACAAGTAATTGAAGCAATTGAACAATTACCCGAGCGCGAAAAATTGGTACTCACCCTTTATTATCAAGAAGAGCTAAATTTAAAAGAGATTGGGGCTGTACTGGAAGTGGGGGAGTCGCGTGTTAGTCAATTACATAGCCAAGCAATAAAACGACTGCGCGGCCGTTTAAAATCGCTCACGGAATAA